The Lactuca sativa cultivar Salinas chromosome 2, Lsat_Salinas_v11, whole genome shotgun sequence genome includes the window TAGCAATGGTAGGTTGGGTGTGGGGACGGTGGCGATGGTGGGGGCAGTTATGGTGTCGATGATGGAgacagtggtggtggtggcaacGGGGTGGCGATGGTAGTGGTGATGACaggcggtggtggtggcggcgacaATTGTGGCAGTGGTGGTGATGGCGGCGGTGGTGGTTCTGGTGATGGGGTAGTGGTGGTGCTGATGGTAGGTCAGTGATTGTGGTAGTGGTGTTAGGTGTGTGGGGGGGTGTGGGtgtgagtttgtgtgtgtgtgtgtgtgtttgtggggtgGTGTCGGTGTGGGTATATGTGTGTTTTTTtgggtgtgtgtgtttgtgggggtgtGGGTGTGGGGTGGGtgcgtttgtgtgtgtgtgtgtgtttgtatgtgtgtgtgcttgtggaggttggggtgtgtgtgtgtgtttgtgggggttGGTGTGTGTTTAGGGGTGTGGGGTGGAGGTGGGGGTGGGTGTGGGTGTGAGTTTGTGGGGGGTGTTTGTAggggttggtgtgtgtgtgtggggggggggggggtggggtggGCTTGGGAGTGAGTGTAGGTAGGTAGGGGTGTAGTGGGTTGGGGGTATTAAGGTGAGGGTAGATAAAGGTGAATGGGGTGAGAGTGggtgtttatattttagaaaaaaaaattgaattagaaaaatatggaaaacaatgattatcagtttttcaaaattttcaaacttctttttaattttagaaaacggaaaattttcattttccatgaaaaatttagaaaagtagacgaactaaacgcgttttcaaaattctcatttttcttgggAATTTTTTCTGGAAAATGGCTCATTTTTCCCCAACTAAACGCACCCTTAATCTCTTAAGCCCTTTCATCCAACACTTAGATCTGGTCccacaactgatgggttttaagcataacaACAATTCCTATGTGTCtgtgcaaccctaatgctttggatctaggtgtttctaattaaacatgcaaacttgaacacaAAAGGAGAAACCCTAGGAAGTGTCTACAATTTTCGAAATCTATATAAAACAAGGGTTTggttacataccttgattgttatgttgcaataacaatgattcccttgtagatcttgaagcttgagaacttagtgtcacaagtgtaacacctataatggctcacaaacacacaatgCAAGAGAATGATATGAGAGAGGAGGAAATCAAATCTTTGCATAAAGGGGGTTAAAAGGGATACTTACAAAATCTGAAtgttactgtcacaccccaaaaccatgaacggcggaaacgttctggggcggaggacatcatgtacagtatcacaacaatgaaaagtagtaaacaagcaaaaacatcatccattgcattaataatataattttaatacaagtgtgttctgttaaattatgataaacactaaagtataattcaaaaatgaaagatgagtcttgaatgagcaccatcttctctaaaccttgcattggtatctgtctactgttgacctgaggatacaagttattttgaaagagagtatcagctttaaagctggtgagatcataagtattttagtgtcttaatttgtatgtaagtatttgtatgtatgtgaaatgtaagtatttgtatgtatttaaaatgtaagtatgaaaacgttttgaacatcctagaaaaccatatgtttcctactaaaagtatccttctaccaaggcatctagtatctgtgtgtgtgtgtcttgcaagagtgtgtattttcccaaatctgactacattaaccaaaaatatagtttctacattaccgtgcatcgtgtgaatgttcacgaagtgaatgtaatgggaaaatgaaatagtactatggtgtagtgtcaaactacaaccgtactaattaccttaagtctatggTAATTTTGTAAGTactatagtatttgtaataagtgactacttctgtactaatattgccttatctgagggataaggcataatgtgatggctagatcccaggctagacgctcccctgtcaaagggattttgggacccatacacgacccctgcatatctgcaagccgtgaacatccacattactatgatcacttatacccaatataactatcacaatgcgttgtgattcattggtatagttagatcctgaaatcgttccatgctatagcacctagtgatgtctgttctattatcgtatatgtaaacgcgctcatgtaaacgtatctatgtaaacgtactcatgtaagcgtaatcatgtaatagtatagtagtgtactgtaatgttctgcgtgtgctagctgtgccgtgtgttctctctctatctagcatgtatgtttgtttctcatcactatgtattatttttgtttctcatcactatgtattatgtttgtttctcatcactatgtattatgtttgtttctcttcactatgtattatgtttgtttctcatcactatgtattatgtttgtttctcttcactatgtattatgtttgtttctcttcactatgtattatgactcatgtatgaactgactctttgtatgattcattgttctagtattagtattagtaagaccctaaactatgcctattgtagtttactagtaatataacttgtacgtatgaacatggaagtatacccttgctacccaagggtattgaattgactggaagaacctttatgactatatatgtacacatgatacataactaatatttaaacgacccttggacggatacctgatacctaccagaccacatcccaacggtgaaaaggaaatagagcggatagccttcctaagtcctttaaacatttcttatataactatacatatataggcatgcaattgacaatataaaagcataaaataagttttgtaacacctttgaacatgattactatctaagTAAAGGTCGACTTGATGTCGgcctataaaacggtttgaaagtatttgtttgataaaacagtttaagtataaagaaacatttgtttgaaacacaattgtaaatgagtttgaaatgaaacatacagtgtataatgaacaatttaataaggatttttaaacatataaaacgtttattaAAATCAtctgaagaaaactgtttggtaaaacagctaatgagtagtaaatcgtttgaatgttgcttattaatcacatgtgattgatataataactagcatgattctaattgtatccccccccccccccccccccgtaaaaacatttaaaaacatttaaaacattgattaaggggtatgaactcacttgtagtgagtggtacggatgaattgaagatgtaggattgctaggtgtcaagtgaagtcgtgaacacactctatgatcctagttaatatataatattacatatatgtatccaattagtctttaaacaactaataaacaaagtcacgacaccctaggacatgctaaacactttatacaagtgttataagtctcaaggattgcatctaagtgttgtagggaagggctagtgtgcttggggttcaaggaacactcctttAGGGAGTTTACAGTTTTGTGGCCACTAGCAaaagggtttatggtcgtaaacccttgggtttacggtcgtaaactcaccctctttttgaccatttgttgtttgaagacTTCTAAGCtaatccaagcattcctacttcatgtttaagccttaggaagtgttgtgtggcatcaaaacactcctaaatggagtttacggtctatggacatttctccatgagtttactaccgtaaactctcatggacttaggtattttgatgttttcaagtcctaaacacttcaaggtaataacctaggttagattctaggcataaggagtaaatatgggacatttatacaacttttggggtgtttacggttttgggagatccccaaaccgtaaacacatataaatgggtGTTTTcttgtgctttttgtgtgataagcccatcaaggaaggatctagacTTGTTACAAAGGCTTGTGAAGTACCTAGGCACCCTTTGGCAccattgttgggttatgagcattctaacacttcctaagtgtacatgcaaccctaaataccttggatctatgttttctctattatacatgcaaataagaacatccaaggtattatcctaatctagcatacaaaaactatgaatgtaacaagatagaatacatacctcttgatgtagcttgatgtcttcaagctttaagagcttagccccaatagtgtggaagcctcaagtggaatcacaaatcaccaagacaccttggaatactttagagaatatgattacttggttctctctagtgaaattggctagcccttctttagtgtatccacactagtggccatttcaccaaccaaagacatctttatatagctggaggattagggttaaaccctaatacccatgacctttcatttcctaggatccatgggttaaacactccatggactatccatgaaagcttagcccaacctaaatgaacttggcccattccatatatataagagtccatatttaattagttcctttttgatcacttaattaattataaattaattcttgatcaatactaattaaataatatgattccatattaatatattagaacttataatatattaatattaatcgtaaacatactattctcaaaagattatccatataaattgtgtcggtgaagtgcaacccaaatggaccatgccgggtcgggtcaagtatataccaaatatagttatggacttagacattaatccaacagtctcccacttggataagtctaaaactattattgcgtatgacttcaaacctaactggcaatcgtagctcttaaagctgctgtcgaactctgatcttgtcaacgaacttgtccattagataagggatcatatattcctccattctagatatcatatggaccgagacatggattataatcattctctctgtccatttgttgtttcccgatttccgatttatgatgactgactaattgaacaaatcaaatcagtcctggcccggccgagcacttccatttgtcatcatcaaatcatcgaggggcccacagatatcgcttttatcccgaaggtaaaaggaacggataaacttcgactcatatggcttgttctactacttgtagaatcatacacaaaggcacgttttatagcaccgagttaccgaatgcggtttcgtgcaatcaatgtactaccaactcatagtaacaactcatatctctaggtttgaagaatataagatattatcgtctcatgatcactcgtgataaaatccatgaagtgattccaatgagcgcgggttgaatccaatactcagaacttatgagcactcatgattgctgtagccttgtccaacaccttagacctctacaacccatcatgacagtcttaattcatatctacttccaacatatgaccgactgtggatggtttgaataacttagtcattccggaagaataacccagtttattcgggaagtcaaaacatgcaaagtgaaacacaataataatagaatccaatatggtatcaaccctttgaacataaataaaacaccttttatttatcaccatatgattacacattattcattgtacactgtttcagctatcaactttattcttgaatttaaaacaatagttgtcccatgctccaagcatgtacactatgttttcttaaacactagtcatgccacacaccaagtatgcatactatgtttgtctatgatctttactttgtgaactagatcaattgaacataacttcaatgattctcttttcacactcccaaatccttactgcaaatgcgagaattccaaattcatgccatttacagaaatctgttagattctaaacttatatgcattgatcctcttgtaacgattatgcacaaagtcagaaagacttgacaacaataattacagagtattccaaaggagatcagctccttggaaacatccttcttgcattaagtttcctaatcttaaacagattgaaaattctaactttgaaacatttccagattccattttgactatcacttctgaacaagagttgcctccttacagattatgtcaatatggtccttccagaattatcactatacttccaactgtccttgagcaaccaatctttggtaaaccttagattgtcctcgacaattgtttaatccttttagtcatatccagttctaaaccttttcccttcttaatgccccaggcatttggaaaattttagaacggatgattatagcacatgtaatcgatcctatatccgaagcatatgggacacgattcatgatgtctcacataaagactaaaccagtcttttgctataacatttccatttcaatttgccaagttctcataattcagattatgaaaagggatgccgtaatcataatcgaattttagaacgcaaataatggacccatatacagaatttccttatgttgagccattccaacatgaaattcatatatttccttgactaaatgattaaaacctcaaatctaaaccttatagatttgatatgaagtataatttcctctcccttaattatagcaaaacaactctttcccaattgaaacttttgtttttctataattaacattgctaacttgcaatacttatcataattatcatgctcccactaacatgatgattaatagcataacacttatgctcccactagctttgacatgtactcagaaatcagctggacttctagaaatcaatacttcattgactttcttaccaaagttcagatttctgatgctagattgttttgataaagctgtatcaaaatcatacaccttcccttagatagcacacttgtgtatctaaacaattatgaagagggatgccgtaatcataatgtttagacctttttgccacttctcacaagtccaaattagtgtgccggttaaccacacgcgctccactaacgactttgagaatgcaaatatcacaattgctatctagctaaaatctacttagtgaaagtgtttcctcaccatcattttcatgaatcagagagaaaccttatgacacttagatttaatggtgtatgtgttcttatccatgtgaattgtcaaaatcatagtcacaagaaaaggataatgacaaatccaaactcatatggactgaactcaatcttaatttcttgccacctggcagctcaagggcctaccattgcttccaagttgttgtgcaacaaattgagaactctaagaactcatatgcaaaaccaactttaactggaatgggcacagaatatgtcaacacgataggttatgaacctcaagttgtgtgctagtgaagaactttaggttttattcttgattagttcttgagactttcaagacttttaagactcccactgtcctcttgacatataagactcccttgtcaaacatccaagagatagtgcggattctaatcaagaaaaacactttacccaattggcctaagttggtctttgttttatccaaaacatcacaacttaccaatttcaaatgtacaagagtagaaaacttttactcttacatttgacaagtgttttaaaccttctttaagacatgtcactcaaatgacaatcttggagtatgactctaagacttgtattggaacgaagtacgactcatcttcttgatttaaccatttcaacaattcaagttcctcttcttagtcataagaatgcactaagatttccttagagaactaattttgatatggtttcttaatcattaagatgatcacaaaactgatactaaagtactctcccattttttcagatttgagaaacttttatccttctgccttatttgattcttcttatcgatctttagtggtggacttaatcagtgcacaagaatgtgtactcgatccctaagtcctttacttgaatcacacatccatgtgaacaagtaattagtcttaattttccaaaacttgaaagttctcattcatcatgctatacaacttgcatgattccaagtttcggtccaattgaaacttgggtgatgagaatctttccttatttggtaaatttagacattaccacaaatgaaagaatcaatttcatacttccactcttgctactaatggaatcttataagcaacaaaaatttccacagatgccattgtaaggatattttaaaatgaataaaatcaaaaatttccttttattttaaaactttgcggaaaaactatccttacaatccatatgaaaacttgttgttatctattcctaagcaatatctcataactcctaagaagtagctcaagaatccgatttttcaaactatgcgatagaaatccatctatgcgatcagattcagcatattcttcctttaagtttcttcactttcctttgattcttaaaccatcaccatgcgacccggtcacatcatgtatcaagaatctcagaatagaaacttaacagagttagatagtggattttacctgaagtagagtcaaacttattgactttaacatccttaggtaaatttggcagcttcgcaaccaatgccctttctttggcaatacaaacatatggaccctttgataatggtacacaggactatcacagacttagcttttctctttaccatttggtcaaccgagttgactatagccgatccctttccattgggaagagaatgctttactggatatccaatgtcatcattgtcaatgtccataaagttttaggaagttgatcttaacaaatagataagatcattaagggtcttgtcatagtctttttcataggtgttccaaaagaactcactatgtgacttagaaagtagttgaaccaccaactttctcaagactttgacacccaactctcccggcttgtcaatatgtgactacatctccaagatgtgaccacacctagaccttgccttgcctaatagggcctgagtgaccttaaacttttcaagaacttgtgggttagggagaataatttgaagaggtgaagaagtatgatatccatgggacatcatcttcattaggaaaccttgtttcaagagatttgggaagatcataggtgtctaaaccagacatcttttgggagatattcaagatagttgatttaaagtccttaatatgacacccaatatgaaatattaagactaggacccaacaaactattttataacttagaagaggtatgccgtaatccaagctatagaatatttgaaggtaggtgaatgacgattcaccaatttccaccaagataaacgaaatgaattattaggttttaattggttttgaaactcctagatctttgagattcattgaacttttcaaaggcatgtttcaatctcgagtgtgcccttcaggttttgtgactgggatgccgaggatcacaaaacaaggtgtgaagtaaccatgcaaatcacttggtacccttaataaattacccctcaatcgatgtgccggttaaccacacacgctccatcgatactatgataaatattaagtcaccctttacctaccttgttaagtccaagttagtgtgccggttaaccacacacgctccactaacgacttagacaaagtgtaaagtgtaatttcatggattagcaccttattcacatttttcctaagtaactaagattgggtattattaaaagtttagttacttagtattttcattaatacttttaatgaagggagaattatagtcctgtcaaacccgttcggctaacgaccctccaccggtcaagcaagcggtgggtgagagtggacacccattaagttgccattttataggcaacaaccttatacccaccttatagaccggcttcgtgaatgaggcgtactagcggtaagactgactttactcttatacatatatatattattaacttataatattataaagtataagggttgaattttaacttttaaaattctaagggctaacttggaattaaagtattcattagagaaaactttacaaattccaaaacttgagggcaagttttgaaactattcaaaactaattaattccataacttatgtgtttaaagtagctttaatccaaaaactcttcaagttccataacttgaggacaagttatggaagactttaaactaataaaagaattaacttttctttattttataacttatggaattaattaaggttacaccttttttttttattttattttattttattaaatgaagagactcttggtcctccataacttgaggacaagttatggagtcataaaaccatttaattagaactagactcttcatttttgtaacctttgccaatttttatgagttttatgattcttaaatgtgacttttcatataacttgaggacaagttacaaaaacacattttagaatcaattcttagattaatttggattaaaaccaactatcacataattttattcattaatctaaattcactcataaaacaaggtaacacaaaaaacttttggtgatccataacttattcttaagttatggaatcctttaaaacattaacaccaaattttgtaactccaaaaaaaaactttgaatgaattttttttttaaaaccttttcatatccataacttatggaggtttcaaaaaaaaataaaactctttagatcaaacttttaaaactaataaaataatcatattattttatcttttattaaatttgacctaattcaactcataaagcaaattattcaaattttacaaataattagtttttcactagaacaagtaattatcttaaaatttgacaaacttcatgtttttttttcaactttgaaaataaaatatttgcatcaatataacagaaaacaacccgtgtctctgataccactgttgggttatgagcattctaacacttcctaagtgtacatgcaaccctaaataccttggatctatgttttctctattatacatgcaaataagaacatccaaggtattatcctaatctagcatacaaaaactatgaatgtaacaagatagaatacatacctcttgatgtagcttgatgtcttcaagctttaagagcttagccccaatagtgtggaagcctcaagtggaatcacaaatcaccaagacaccttggaatactttagagaatatgattacttggttctctctagtgaaattggctagcccttctttagtgtatccacactagtggccatttcaccaaccaaagacatctttatatagctggaggattagggttaaaccctaatacccatgacctttcatttcctaggatccatgggttaaacactccatggactatccatgaaagcttagcccaacctaaatgaacttggcccattccatatatataagagtccatatttaattagttcctttttgatcacttaattaattataaattaattcttgatcaatactaattaaataatatgattccatattaatatattagaacttataatatattaatattaatcgtaaacatactattctcaaaagattatccatataaattgtgtcggtgaagtgcaacccaaatggaccatgccgggtcgggtcaagtatataccaaatatagttatggacttagacattaatccaacaaccataacttggtgtttacggttcaagaacttcttgaactgtgaacaccttgttcttggtgttctagggtgatttccttgatgtaaagatgtatagcaagctttaaaagactctaggatagaagtacttactttgtggaagcttgaaaggagctaaaagtccaagaacactagtgtgtgttcttggtgttcttgatgaaaaggaagaatcaacctttttggaatgatttcacggttagaagtgttttaaaacactagatctaagcatataatcacttaaggaagctagaaacacttactagattgaagatcttgaaaatctttttggatgatacttgagagagaatggttttGGATCTTGAGGAGTTTTGGAAAAAGTGAAAATAATGACTAGATCTTCTATATAtactcagatttagggtttttgtcagaaaatattttattcaagcagtaaactctaatttcttagagttttggaataactgcATTGCATAATTACCCTagagcatcctctctcctgttatcactaaagtgtgaaatcctgaaatactcaaacttattctaaaaagtctaaAAATTGACAGCAActattctgacttctattgacttgatatgtttgtacaaaatagaaatttcgggttgtcacagttacaCCACTAGTCATCAAGCTCATATTTCTTGTTGTCCTCCAAGTCCATTTGCTTTCCACAAG containing:
- the LOC111882646 gene encoding uncharacterized protein LOC111882646 — translated: MIIDSVQDLLKRWGMNHERMLQKQCGPKNVNRGTYLKVHQCKFFFPFSVFIGKFRKHVGCGDGGDGGGSYGVDDGDSGGGGNGVAMVVVMTGGGGGGDNCGSGGDGGGGGSGDGVVVVLMVGQ